A genomic region of Solanum dulcamara chromosome 2, daSolDulc1.2, whole genome shotgun sequence contains the following coding sequences:
- the LOC129880068 gene encoding uncharacterized protein LOC129880068 isoform X3: protein MAKFIEEKLDGLEILSIGKLYTGTWDKKYWSSSRGKDRYPYPIGYNALRTQNGVSYKMEIHEGLNGPLFTISSTDGQSCSGQTPEIAWESFQKKGCQLKLLHGKRYSSKIDGVEFFGFKNTFVQRLLRELVANISGTPEQNFSSSLSLRNDTYEAVNQTEHMVPKTDPNMLTHMENPQSAGKRNRKGRTNNIKSAANTSLKKPRRQALNPGQQEYGEHPPPFSSSKESCNSSEALEESETLQTITEREKVMVPVVESFHKDDHLKVDSLSSQGERKLLNPETEIPLAELVANINGMPEQNILSSLSLRNETSEAVNQTEHMRSKTDPNLLIHMENPQSAGKINRKGRTNNIKSAANTSLKKRRCPNKSCDIKALNSGQQEYGEHPPPFSSSSSSKGSCNSSEALQESETWQTINARDLVPAVESFDKDDHMKVDSLSSQGGRKHLNPKAEIPLEELVANISRTPEQNLLSSISLTNETSEAVIQTENTGSKTDPKLLKHLEKPQSVAKRKSKGRTNNIKSAANTSLKTPRRQNKSCDIKALNPGQQEYGEHPPPFSSSKESCNSSEALEESETLQTITEREKVLVPVVESFHKDDHLKVDSLSSQGGRKHLNCETEKPLEEYTELLKDGKLFDRSKVLDEQVTENQMAEEKDGESLVENGTYRINDANLWAADTLDHPPESEMGTSHLEVNSQKSESDSAGHEIANSMMTFLLPRALPLLRTYTRKKKNDIKSPEISIHNSRDENKKIDPYLDSTSVSKLDKNSLLRQKKENTNFPVRGCVPASTACSLAEAVVPDSFDNSEGGYTPSLGLAQILRVAEVAKEDQSVQGLQTSRPEIVGPSKHDNLEAAACNGETGTETENDFLPSTHKFVQASRKEINRTQRTGAIVSGTLTNIPPSAESMVQHVSLSESIICRDFRDDSVPESKGDINAMHTSHFLQGSSSKQHQSEQSVSTDDPYIEGQPVNFNAKERFTNTNGTPFKLASKSQDQGMDQMLDHIQTSKLLDSTAINTEDNLTEVLSRDQQCVRFTGPLLDKQNQKINFSADTTEKKENNENVNIEVQKDLKTDSERSGVLKVIAGYAHPMPISSVLLSTQENDLYICVLCGQPLDEDRTIFMYKVPMEGEERGCPSFIGHVSIRFQFSDGAFRGDIELDSAAVQLTPIGQSLVLFNTVRAPSCREGDIKCRCSLCDLNLFEENAVKIVQIRNGYLSLITKLKTKLRVCCILVCPPDHLVAVEESGKLYIWIMNSKWSAQMEECCLLPPDCPPFSAMKLKRIPNFASLVLGYNGFGEFSLWDINKCMLVSKFSATSSSVFQCLPLSLFRWQRKFTVPTAVTEEIINEITDVTKMSFLEKRDNLPFYSIEDKDVAIWILISTAPDSNLSAYQSSEQQSDPVHWWRLALLVNNTVIMGNSLDPRATAIGFSAGHGIIGRSDGLVYMWELTTGERLQTLHHFKDAAVSSIVSDDSSHRAVAIASDGGQLLVYLPS from the exons ATGGCGAAGTTTATCGAGGAGAAATTGGACGGCCTGGAAATACTATCAATTGGAAAGCTTTACACTGGTACATGGGATAAGAAGTACTGGAGCTCCTCTAGG GGCAAAGATCGCTATCCTTATCCTATTGGATACAATGCTCTAAGGACTCAAAATGGAGTCTCTTACAAAATGGAAATTCATGAAGGCCTCAACGGGCCATTATTTACG ATTAGTTCTACAGATGGGCAGTCATGTAGTGGGCAAACTCCAGAGATTGCAtgggagagtttccagaaaaaAGGATGTCAACTAAAATTGTTGCATGGAAAGAGATACTCCAGTAAGATTGATGGTGTGGAG TTTTTCGGGTTCAAGAACACATTTGTTCAGAGGTTACTCAGGGAATTGGTGGCAAATATCAGTGGAACACCAGAGCAGAATTTCTCGTCGTCTCTCTCTCTTAGGAATGACACATATGAGGCAGTAAACCAAACTGAACACATGGTACCAAAAACAGATCCTAATATGCTAACACACATGGAAAACCCACAAAGTGCTGGGAAGAGAAATAGGAAAGGTAGAACCAATAATATCAAGTCAGCTGCCAATACCAGTCTCAAAAAACCTCGACGTCAAGCTTTGAATCCTGGACAACAAGAATATGGTGAACATCCGCCTCCCTTCTCCTCAAGTAAAGAGTCTTGCAACAGTTCAGAAGCATTGGAAGAATCAGAGACCTTGCAAACAATAACTGAGAGAGAAAAAGTTATGGTTCCAGTTGTAGAATCTTTTCACAAAGATGATCATCTGAAAGTAGATAGTCTTAGTTCTCAAGGAGAGAGGAAGCTTTTGAATCCCGAGACTGAAATACCATTAGCAGAATTGGTGGCAAATATCAACGGAATGCCGGAACAGAATATCTTGTCGTCTCTCTCTCTTAGGAATGAGACATCTGAGGCAGTAAACCAAACTGAACACATGAGATCAAAAACAGATCCTAATCTGCTAATACATATGGAAAACCCACAAAGTGCTGGGAAGATAAATAGGAAAGGTAGAACCAATAATATCAAGTCAGCTGCCAATACCAGTCTCAAAAAACGTCGATGTCCGAATAAAAGTTGTGACATCAAAGCTTTGAATTCCGGCCAACAGGAATATGGTGAACATCCACCTCCCTTCTCCTCAAGTTCATCAAGTAAAGGATCTTGCAATAGTTCAGAAGCATTGCAAGAGTCAGAGACCTGGCAAACAATAAATGCGAGAGATCTGGTTCCAGCTGTAGAatcttttgataaagatgatcATATGAAAGTAGATAGTCTTAGCTCTCAAGGAGGGAGGAAGCATTTGAATCCCAAGGCTGAAATACCATTAGAAGAATTGGTGGCAAATATCAGTAGAACTCCAGAGCAGAATCTCTTGTCGTCTATCTCTCTTACGAATGAGACATCTGAGGCAGTAATCCAAACTGAAAACACGGGATCAAAAACAGATCCTAAACTACTAAAGCACTTGGAAAAACCACAAAGTGTTGCGAAGAGAAAAAGTAAAGGTAGAACAAATAATATAAAGTCAGCTGCCAATACCAGTCTCAAAACACCTCGACGTCAGAATAAAAGTTGCGACATCAAAGCTTTGAATCCCGGACAACAAGAATATGGTGAACATCCGCCTCCCTTCTCCTCAAGTAAAGAGTCTTGCAACAGTTCAGAAGCATTGGAAGAATCAGAGACCTTGCAAACAATAACTGAGAGAGAAAAAGTTCTGGTTCCAGTTGTAGAATCTTTTCACAAAGATGATCATCTGAAAGTAGATAGTCTTAGTTCTCAAGGAGGGAGGAAGCATTTAAATTGTGAGACTGAAAAACCATTAGAAGAATATACGGAATTACTAAAAGATGGAAAGCTG TTTGATAGGTCAAAAGTTCTGGATGAGCAGGTAACTGAAAACCAAATGGCTGAAGAGAAGGATGGAGAATCACTGGTTGAGAATGGAACATACAGAATTAATGATGCCAATCTTTGGGCAGCTGATACTTTAGATCATCCACCAG AAAGTGAAATGGGTACATCTCATTTGGAAGTGAACTCACAGAAAAGTGAGTCAGATTCTGCTGGACATGAAATAGCCAACTCAATGATGACATTTCTGCTTCCTCGAGCACTTCCTCTGCTTAGGACATAcactagaaagaaaaagaatgatataAAATCACCAGAAATATCTATCCACAATTCTCGGGACGAAAATAAGAAGATCGACCCTTATCTTGACTCCACATCTG TCAGCAAGCTTGACAAGAATTCACTGCTTAGACAGAAGAAGGAGAATACCAATTTTCCAGTTCGAGGTTGTGTTCCAGCATCTACAGCTTGTTCCCTTGCTGAAGCTGTTGTCCCTGATAGTTTTGATAATTCTGAAGGTGGATATACTCCAAGTCTGGGGTTAGCTCAGATTCTACGAGTAGCTGAAGTTGCTAAAGAAGATCAAAGTGTTCAAGGTTTACAAACCAGCAGGCCTGAAATCGTGGGGCCATCAAAGCATGATAATTTAGAAGCAGCAGCTTGCAATGGTGAAACAG GAACAGAAACAGAAAATGACTTCTTACCGAGTACACATAAATTTGTTCAAGCATCAAGAAAGGAAATTAACAGAACCCAAAGGACTGGCGCAATTGTCAGTGGGACCTTAACTAACATTCCACCTTCTGCTGAATCAATGGTGCAGCATGTGTCTTTATCTGAAAGTATCATCTGCAGAGATTTCAGAGATGATTCTGTTCCAGAGTCAAAAGGGGATATAAATGCAATGCACACCTCACATTTCTTGCAAGGGAGCTCTTCTAAGCAGCACCAAAGTGAACAATCTGTATCTACTGATGATCCCTACATTGAAGGACAGCCCGTTAACTTCAATGCAAAAGAAAGGTTCACTAATACCAATGGTACACCTTTTAAATTGGCCTCCAAATCACAAGATCAAGGAATGGATCAGATGTTAGACCATATTCAAACTTCAAAGTTGCTTGATTCAACCGCAATTAATACTGAAGACAACTTGACTGAAGTGTTGTCTAGAGACCAACAATGTGTCAGGTTTACTGGTCCTCTGTTAGATAAGCAAAACCAGAAGATAAATTTTTCTGCTGACACCACTGAGAAAAAGGAGAATAATGAGAATGTAAACATAGAAGTGCAGAAAGATTTAAAGACTGACAGTGAAAGAAGTGGTGTTCTCAAGGTTATTGCAGGCTATGCCCATCCCATGCCAATATCATCAGTGCTATTAAGTACACAAGAAAATGATCTTTATATTTGTGTTTTATGTGGCCAACCATTGGATGAGGATAGAACTATTTTCATGTACAAGGTCCCAATGGAAGGAGAAGAAAGGGGGTGCCCTTCTTTTATTGGTCACGTTTCTATACGTTTCCAATTTTCAGATGGTGCCTTTCGTGGAGAT ATTGAACTGGACAGTGCTGCTGTGCAGTTGACACCAATTGGGCAATCACTTGTGTTGTTCAACACTGTAAGAGCCCCAAGCTGCAG GGAGGGTGATATAAAGTGCCGGTGCTCATTATGTGATTTGAATCTTTTCGAGGAAAATGCAGTAAAGATTGTGCAAATTAGAAATGGTTATCTCTCTCTCATTACTAAACTGAAAACGAAGCTAAGGGTCTGTTGTATATTGGTTTGTCCACCTGATCACCTTGTGGCTGTGGAAGAAAGTGGAAAGCTGTACATATGGATCATGAATTCAAAATGGAG TGCGCAGATGGAAGAATGCTGTTTGCTGCCACCTGATTGCCCACCCTTTTCTGCAATGAAATTGAAAAGAATACCAAATTTTGCTAGTTTGGTTCTTGGGTACAATGGTTTTGGGGAATTTAGCCTATG GGATATAAATAAGTGCATGCTTGTGTCAAAGTTTTCTGCTACAAGTTCTTCTGTTTTTCAATGTCTTCCACTCAGTCTATTTAGATGGCAAAGAAAGTTCACTGTTCCAACGGCGGTCACTGAAGAGATTATTAACGAAATAACAGATGTCACAAAGATGTCTTTCTTGGAAAAAAGAGATAATCTACCCTTCTACTCAATAGAGGATAAAGATGTGGCAATCTGGATCCTTATTTCTACAGCTCCTGATTCAAATTTGTCTGCTTATCAATCTAGTGAGCAGCAGTCTGATCCAGTTCATTGGTGGAGGCTTGCTCTATTGGTTAATAACACAGTGATCATGGGAAATTCTCTAGACCCAAG GGCTACTGCAATTGGTTTTTCAGCTGGTCATGGGATTATTGGGAGAAGTGATGGACTGGTCTACATGTGGGAACTAACTACAGGGGAAAGGCTCCAAACTCTGCATCACTTCAAAG ATGCAGCTGTGTCATCCATTGTCTCTGACGATTCTAGCCATCGTGCAGTGGCCATAGCCAGCGATGGAGGTCAGTTGCTGGTATATTTGCCATCTTGA